A segment of the Geoglobus ahangari genome:
CTTAGTCTGATTTTAACTTATCTCCGTTGAGGAGATCGCCCCACCGAGCGACCTTTCAATCCTATCTTAGTCTGATTTTAACTAATCTCTGACACATCCATCCTGAGCATCTCAGATAGCCTTTCAATCCTATCTTAGTCTGATTTTAACTTGCCCCAAACACTCCAGACAAGTTGGTTAAGTAGAACCTTTCAATCCTATCTTAGTCTGATTTTAACTACCGCTAATATTCCTCTTAATCCCTATAAAACGCTTTCTCCCGCCTTTTTCAGTTTAAATAGTGCAGCGAAAGTTGAGTGGTGTATGAAGTATATAAAGGTGCGCGGAAAACGATTAGACAAGAAATCCCAGACTCGAATCTGTCCAGATTACTGGACTCAATAAACTACAAAACATTTTAAAGCAAGCTGAATGACTGCCATTATGCGTTCCAAGGTTCTGGTAACACTATTTGGCATAACCCTCACCTTGGTCGTCTTTCTCCCCTCGGAGCACAGGCTCGGTGACGTTTACAAGCTCATCTACTTCCACGTTCCGATATCAATCGTGACGATCTCAACAATCCTCCTCTTTCCCCTGTTCCACGCAAGGTTTGCCAGCAGGGTAATGGCTCTTTCCGTGACCACCACAGTCTACGCGCTGGTCCACCTGATTCTCTCGGCAGTCTTCATGTACGCCGCATGGAGCGGTGTGATATTCTCCGAGCCAAAGTTCGTCTTCAGCTCCGTTCTGCTCATCTTTGCCCTCTCCCACACCCTGCTGTGCTTTGTTGACAGAAAGCTGGCCAAGTACTACTCGTTCCTCTCGCTGATCGTCGTCCCTTACTTTTACATGCAGGCGACATTGGCAAGCTTCCAGCTGCACCCGAGGGGAGTGGAGATGCCGGCCATCCTTTACCTGCCGTACCTGTTCTCGGCACCCATGATAGTCCTGCTCTACGTGGAGATTTCAGAGAGGCTGAAAGCACGCTAACCGCTTTTTATATAAATGAGAACTCCCCAACACAGTACATGAACCGCTGGCTCTACCCGGTTCTAGGAATGATTATCCTGACAATGCTCGGTGGAATATACACCTTTAGCCTTTTCTACCATCCCCTGCAGCAACATTATGGGATTTCCAGCGTGGCACCGTTCACCCTCGCCTTCTCACTCATAACCCTCACCTACTCGATATTCATAATTCCAGCAGGCATAATCTACGACAGACTCGGCCCGAGGATACCGCTGATAGCCGGGGCCTTTGTGATCTTCTCCGGATACCTGCTTGCAAGCCAGATGAAGTTGTTTGAGTGGGACGTTGCGAGGATACAGTACTACGTTGGCCTTGGGATCCTCCCCGGGCTTGGAATCGCTCTGGTTGATGCTGTGCCGAGGCCTCTTGCATCGAAGTGGTTCCTCGACAGGCCCGGAACTGCCATCGGGCTTGTGGCGGTCGGATTCGGGATTGGGGCTGCTGTGATGACGCCCGTCATAACATACCTGCTCGAGAGCTACGGAGTCTTCAGGGCGTTTGCCCTGATTGGACTGCTGTACTTCGGAGTTATAGTGCTATGTTCTCTCCCTATGAGGGATCCGCCTGTCAAAAGGGGGGAGGAGTCTCTGGATTTCAGCCTCGGAATGGTCGCAAGAGATATCAGGTTCTACAGGCTCTGGTTCGCGTTTTTCCTCTCCTCATTCGCTGGACTCATGGTGATCGGCAACGCTGCCCCAATACTGAGGAAGGGGGCTGAGAAGGTTCCGGAGCTCGCCGGGCTAGTTGCCCTCTTTCTGATAGTAACATCCCTCGCCAACGCTGGCGGGAGGTTTGCCTGGGGGGTCGTGCTCGACAGGCTCGGCGTCTTCAGGGCCCTGAGACTGAACTTTGTCTTATCCGCTATCGCATCTATCCTCCTTGCATACCTGTACTCGAGCTACCTCGTGTTTCCGCTCGCGTCTGTAGTTTACGCCAACTACGGCGGTGTGCTGGCGATGTTTCCGGCAGCGGTCTCGATATACTTCGGGAAGAAGTACGCAGGGAGAATATACGGAGCAATATTCACTGCTTGGGGATTCTCCGGGCTGCTCGCCCCGTATGTAGGGGGACTGATAAGGGACATGACTGGTGAGTATGTGTACGCGTTTTATCTGGCGCTCACTGCATGCGTTGTGGCGATCTTGACACTCAAAGATACGGGTTGAAACGAAACTACCCAATATCGTCAGGCTAAGGACTTTTGTAAAATATTTAGTCATCCAATTCTTCAAGGATTTTAATTATTTCAGGTTTAAGTCTTGGAATCTCATATTTTATGGCATCCCACACTAACTTGTAATCAACTCCAAAATAAGCGTGGATTAATCTATCCCTCATTCCAGCCATTCTTTTCCAAGGAAGCAAAGGATATCTTTCCCTGATGTCATCCGGAATGTTTTTAGCCGCCTCACCAATAATCTCCAATTTCCTCACAACCGCACTCCTGACAAGATCATTTTTAACAAAACCCTCATAGCCCATATCTCCAACAAAAGATTCTATGGCTTCCATCGCTTCAATTATGTCTTTTAGAAAGAGTCTGTAGTCCCTTCTCATACAATTACAACCTCTTTCAATATCCTATCTTTCAATTCAGGCCTTAATGCTCTTTCCGAGACGATATCCACCCTAACACCGAGCTTTTCCTCAAGGTACTCAGCAAGACCAACCAGATCGAATACAGTCGCTCCCTCCATGAACCTGACGAGGATATCAATGTCACTATCTGGCTTCCCTTCACCACGCGCATATGAACCAAATACCCCAATTATTTCAGCCTTAAATTCTCTTTTTATTTCATCTCTGTGCTTCTTCAGGATGCTTATTATTTCCTCAAGTGTTTTCATAGCTCCCACCTTATTTAAACAGCGTTTCCTTCAGATCACTCAATTAGACTATAAGTAGAAAGTAGACTAATAATAAACTAACCCCACATCAAGTATTTAAGAGTAACAATCAATTGGCCAAAACACTAAAAAGACAACCCTTTCAACTCTGCAAGCATCTCTGAAAAAACGCACGTCATTCAAAGAACCGCAATACCACAAATAATCGAATTTTTAGAAACTAATTCCAAGTGACGTTTCCAGTCGGTTCAGATTCCACATTGAAGGTTATACTTGCTGAATATGTTATTCCGCTTCTAGCGTGGCAGCGATTACAATAATAAATATCCCACCGAGTTCCATATCCGCCACTTCCATGACACCATGAACATTGGCCAAAGTCTACATTCGAGTAATGATTCCCAGCCGCATGGCAGCCCATGCAGATGTTACCCACAAACGAATTGGGGAGCGTGACAGTCTGATTGAGAAAGTTCATGTGATCAGATGTTGTGACCATTGCACTGGAGACTGGATCCATAATTGCTTCTTTGGTTTTTCCGTACCCGTGGCAGGTCAGACACGTCAGTTTTTCAGCCACATGCACTCTCAAGGAGTTCGTGTCAAGTGAGACGTTTTGCAGATCGTAAGTCAGGTCAGCGTCTGGATTAAGATTGCGATACTCCTCAACATTGTGACACTCGAGGCAGTAAGTGGTGTTCACCCAAGAGCTCCTGTAGGTTCCATTTATGTAGTGGTATCTCAAATGTCCCCAGTTGTTGTTATCGCCCCAACCATCCCCTCCAGATGAACTACCGTGTTCATAAGGGTCTATCTCCACCGGAGCATGAATGAGATTCTGCCTTTCAGTCCCAAGAGTCCCGTTTACGAGAGAATCATAGATGTTCTTGTGGCACTTTATGCAGAAGTTCGGATCGTTAAAACTCGCGGCAACCCACTCGTGCTTACCCCCAGATCTCGGCAGGGATACCTCGTACGTTCTCGTCCCGTTGACGTCTGTGAGGGGATCGAAGACGAGGTTCCATCCCGAGTCCTTCGTGTACGTCATGTTCCAGAAGTACCTGTAAGTTATCTGCACGCTGAAGTTCGTGTGGCATGCAAGGCAGGCTTCATTCTCTCCAATAGCTATTCCGCTCTGGTTTGCCCATTCCACGAAGTTCTTGTGAGCAACATAGTCTGGAATGGGTGTGGTGTTGAACGCTCTTGCAACCGGTGCGGTTTTTGTTTGTCCGAGGTAGTCGATGTACTGACCGTTTCCCCCGTGGCAGTCAAGGCATCTTGGCACGTAGGCTGCGTGGGCTTCTTTTCCTGCGACCCAGCTGGTGGAGTCGGCTTCAGCATACGTGATTGTCACACCATACGCTGTCTGCTTGATCCTGTGGCATTCCTCGCATGCAAAGTTGGAGTGAATTTGTGATTTTGCGAGTTCATCTGCAATCTGGGGGTGGCAGGAGGTGCAGTTGATGTCGTTCTGAGAGCCACTGAGATCCACGAAGGTGTGCTGGCTGACGAACAGAGATGGCGTTTCGAGAAGCATGACTACGCTGAGGGCGAAGAATGCGATTGTCACCAAGAGAGTCTTAGTCGGGCTCATCTTACCACCTCGTAAGTGCCCTTCACCGTTCTGTCAGTGGAATTGATCCTGTAGACTGTGGTTGCAACCGAGGAGCTCTCAATCTGCCAGGAGGACTGCGTGGATGTGTAGGTGTTGTTGACGACTATGCTGATCCCGCTTGCGGACGTGTAGTTGAAGAGCAGCCACACCTGAGTGTGGCAGGCGATGCAGGCCTCGTTTACGTCGAACAGCAGATCTGACTTTTTAGATTCGATGGCAAATTCTCTGTGGGCCGCATAAATTCCGGTATCGTAGCTTAAGCCAGTTACACCGAGACCTCCTGCTTCGGGAGGGTGAAAGTTGGGAACGGGGGAGTGGCAAACGTCATTGCTGCATGCGTACTCATAGTGGGAGTGGTTGTAGGCGACCGCGCTGTCACTCTTGTAGCCGCTGTGACAGATTAAGCAGCTCAATACAGAGGCGGCATGGGCACCACTCCCGGGATATACATCCCCACCAAAGTCGGAGGCGTAGGACTTCGCTCCTCCCGGCTGGCCTGAGAGGTTCACCCCCCTGTGGCAGTGCTCGCACGTGAGAGCACTGTGGTGTGGACTGTTTGCCAGCTCATCTCTAACGTCAGCATGACATTTCTCACATGGGATCTGGTTCCCCTGCTCGCTGATGTTGTACCAGTAGTGCTGTCCTGCGAAAAAAGAGATGGTAGAAGGTAAGACGAAAACCCCGAGAGTGAATAGGATGATTGTGATGAGGATAACTCTCATATAATAAAAATTCTGGAAATGATAGTACTTAAAAGTTATGTGACCAAAAACCAATCCCCAATTACCCTGATTTGGAAAATGAAAGTAAAGGTCACCATTTTGAATTGATGCAATATCCACTTGGCTCAGATTCGATATACACAGACCTGGAACCCTTGGAATGGCATGAACCACACTGGCCACTAGAAGGATGAACCGCCGCCTCATGACAGCCCATGCAGAGATCTCCTACAAAAACTCGTTTGAGTCCCCAGTTGGTTATGCTGTCAACGAGCGTCCGGTGACCGGTGTGACAGTCAAAACACACTATTGCCTCCGCCGCATGTACATTCGCGGAGTTTTGACTTCTCGGATTGGCATTTTGAGACACCAGACTGTACTTGTAATCGTTGTGACACTGAATGCAATATGTGGTGTTGACCCACAAGCTTCGTATGTTCTTATCATTGGACAGGGTGTGGTAAAAGGGGTTCCACTCCTCAGTATCAATTATAGCCGGAGCGTGTGTGATGTAGGGCTCATTGGTATCGTAGGGATTTGGTGTCCCGTTCACAAGAGCATCATAGATATTTTTGTGACATTTTATGCAGAAGCTCTGGTTCCATGAGTCCTGAGAGGTAAGACTCACAGCCTTCCACTCGTGCTTACCCTGATCACCACTTTTGTTGAAGTCTATCGTGTATTCCCTCGTCCCATTAACACTGAAACTCTGGAGATTCCAGTTCGACAGTCTGTAAGAGATGTCGTAAAAGTACCTGTAAGTTATCTGCACGCTGAAGTTCGTGTGGCATGCAAGGCAGGCTTCATTCTCTCCAATAGCTATTCCGCTCTGGTTTGCCCATTCCACGAAGTTCTTGTGAGCAACATAGTCTGGAATGGGTGTGGTGTTGAACGCTCTTGCAACCGGTGCGGTTTTTGTTTGTCCGAGGTAGTCGATGTACTGACCGTTTCCCCCGTGGCAGTCAAGGCATCTTGGCACGTAGGCTGCGTGGGCTTCTTCACCAATTGTTCTCGGTCCTGCTTTCTGCTCTGCGTAGGTTATTGTTTTTCCCTCTGCAGTTTGCTTGACCCTGTGGCATTCCTCGCATGCAAAGTTGGAGTGAATTTGTGATTTTGCGAGTTCATCTGCAATCTGGGGGTGGCAGGAGGTGCAGTTGATGTCGTTCTGGTTGCTGTTGAGGTTAACGAAGTAGTGCTGACCCAAGAGTATCGAGGGCGTCTGCTGAATGGCTATCGCCATGACAGAGGCTGCAATGATGAGCACGAGTGCCCCTTTCCAGGCTTTCATCTTACCACCTCATACGTCCCTTTAGCGGTTCGATCTGCGGAGTTTATGGCGTAGGTTATGTTGCTGGCCGGCGAAAACGTCCAGCTCTGCGTAACACCGGTTCCATCACTCGCATAGCTCTCTTCGATGGTAACACCCATGCTCCTCACGGTCGTGTAGTTGTAGTTCAGCTCGATCTGCGTGTGGCAGGCGATGCATGCCTCGTTTTCACCGAGAAGTAGCGTGATGCCTCTGGCCTCGAGCACGAACTCCCTGTGCGCTGCAAGCGCTCCAGTATCGGTTGAGTCGTTAGTCAGACCAAAGCCTCCAGCACGGGGAGCGCCGTAGAGCGAGGGTGCGTGGCAGTACAGGCACTGGATGTTCGTAGCAGCGTGAGCCTCCTTACCCACCCACGTGCCAGCACCATCACCCTTCGCATAGGTTATGCTGCTGTTTACACGGTGACAGAAGGTGCAGTCCTGACCATCTGCAGAGTACGGATCACCTTTCTGCTTTATGTGGTATATCCCCCTGCTCAGCTCCTCAAGAACATCTGCATGACATTTTTCACACGGAATCTGATTCCCCCCCGGATTCACGTCATACCAGTAGTGCTGCCCCGCAAAGAGCGAGATGGTGGAGGGTAAGGCTATTAAACCGACTGCAAACACGCCTATGATGATGAGGAAGATTTTTCCCGCGCTTACCATCCAGTATTAATTTGTTTTCACCGGCTATAAACCTTTTCCACGTAAAAGAGCCGCGAAACTGAAAAGCAATGATAAAA
Coding sequences within it:
- a CDS encoding MFS transporter, translating into MNRWLYPVLGMIILTMLGGIYTFSLFYHPLQQHYGISSVAPFTLAFSLITLTYSIFIIPAGIIYDRLGPRIPLIAGAFVIFSGYLLASQMKLFEWDVARIQYYVGLGILPGLGIALVDAVPRPLASKWFLDRPGTAIGLVAVGFGIGAAVMTPVITYLLESYGVFRAFALIGLLYFGVIVLCSLPMRDPPVKRGEESLDFSLGMVARDIRFYRLWFAFFLSSFAGLMVIGNAAPILRKGAEKVPELAGLVALFLIVTSLANAGGRFAWGVVLDRLGVFRALRLNFVLSAIASILLAYLYSSYLVFPLASVVYANYGGVLAMFPAAVSIYFGKKYAGRIYGAIFTAWGFSGLLAPYVGGLIRDMTGEYVYAFYLALTACVVAILTLKDTG
- a CDS encoding HepT-like ribonuclease domain-containing protein, whose product is MRRDYRLFLKDIIEAMEAIESFVGDMGYEGFVKNDLVRSAVVRKLEIIGEAAKNIPDDIRERYPLLPWKRMAGMRDRLIHAYFGVDYKLVWDAIKYEIPRLKPEIIKILEELDD
- a CDS encoding nucleotidyltransferase family protein; amino-acid sequence: MKTLEEIISILKKHRDEIKREFKAEIIGVFGSYARGEGKPDSDIDILVRFMEGATVFDLVGLAEYLEEKLGVRVDIVSERALRPELKDRILKEVVIV
- a CDS encoding cytochrome c3 family protein; the encoded protein is MSPTKTLLVTIAFFALSVVMLLETPSLFVSQHTFVDLSGSQNDINCTSCHPQIADELAKSQIHSNFACEECHRIKQTAYGVTITYAEADSTSWVAGKEAHAAYVPRCLDCHGGNGQYIDYLGQTKTAPVARAFNTTPIPDYVAHKNFVEWANQSGIAIGENEACLACHTNFSVQITYRYFWNMTYTKDSGWNLVFDPLTDVNGTRTYEVSLPRSGGKHEWVAASFNDPNFCIKCHKNIYDSLVNGTLGTERQNLIHAPVEIDPYEHGSSSGGDGWGDNNNWGHLRYHYINGTYRSSWVNTTYCLECHNVEEYRNLNPDADLTYDLQNVSLDTNSLRVHVAEKLTCLTCHGYGKTKEAIMDPVSSAMVTTSDHMNFLNQTVTLPNSFVGNICMGCHAAGNHYSNVDFGQCSWCHGSGGYGTRWDIYYCNRCHARSGITYSASITFNVESEPTGNVTWN
- a CDS encoding cytochrome c3 family protein, translating into MKAWKGALVLIIAASVMAIAIQQTPSILLGQHYFVNLNSNQNDINCTSCHPQIADELAKSQIHSNFACEECHRVKQTAEGKTITYAEQKAGPRTIGEEAHAAYVPRCLDCHGGNGQYIDYLGQTKTAPVARAFNTTPIPDYVAHKNFVEWANQSGIAIGENEACLACHTNFSVQITYRYFYDISYRLSNWNLQSFSVNGTREYTIDFNKSGDQGKHEWKAVSLTSQDSWNQSFCIKCHKNIYDALVNGTPNPYDTNEPYITHAPAIIDTEEWNPFYHTLSNDKNIRSLWVNTTYCIQCHNDYKYSLVSQNANPRSQNSANVHAAEAIVCFDCHTGHRTLVDSITNWGLKRVFVGDLCMGCHEAAVHPSSGQCGSCHSKGSRSVYIESEPSGYCINSKW